From Drosophila yakuba strain Tai18E2 chromosome 2L, Prin_Dyak_Tai18E2_2.1, whole genome shotgun sequence, one genomic window encodes:
- the LOC6527537 gene encoding hemicentin-1 isoform X2 → MAMAGPHCLPRPHTHRRLRPQPEFNVRQLAIAIIATAAVTMLMTATPTLAEIPSKGKHTRLDTQQTAHEDSDFPRFAEPIANVTVSVGRDALMACVVENLKGYKVAWVRVDTQTILSIHHNVISQNSRISLTYNDHRSWYLHIKEVEETDRGWYMCQVNTDPMRSRKGYLQVVVPPMIVEGLTSNDMVVREGQNISLVCKARGYPEPYVMWRREDGEEMLIGGEHVNVVDGELLHITKVSRLHMAAYLCVASNGVPPSISKRVHLRVQFPPMLSIPNQLEGAYLGQDVILECHTEAYPASINYWTTERGDMIISDTSRAGDKYETTSTVSGYTKYMKLKIRAVGPNDFGTYRCVAKNSLGETDGNIKLDEMPTPTTAIISEMSLLNRSYGNHAGNNGDNNQTPVRNPPGAFHNSAGSLAQHNLLAKIMLGIKTQSFGIFKRLSSSSPLAAGQSFLWLSTLSLLSAPSRWRMSNVENRPNSPETIVNSDTAAACWESRSHFVSDSNNNNSRITERPPMWVRHSRIFHIAHTPCGASTQYERLCERQWQWQRLRQCQWPMLICIVILAGCFVRWLPILLHFIGRHIGTFSISATHRQHLMCTFWGNRGNKVVAKNTTPARPSTFQMLCSRMFSR, encoded by the exons GAAAACACACGCGACTGGACACCCAGCAGACGGCACACGAAG ATTCCGACTTCCCGCGATTCGCGGAACCCATTGCCAATGTCACCGTCTCCGTGGGACGAGATGCCTTGATGGCATGTGTGGTGGAGAACCTCAAGGGCTACAAGGTGGCCTGGGTGCGGGTGGACACGCAGACGATCCTATCCATTCACCACAACGTCATCTCGCAGAACAGCCGCATCAGCCTGACCTACAATGACCATCGTTCG TGGTACTTGCACATCAAGGAGGTTGAGGAGACGGATCGCGGCTGGTACATGTGCCAAGTGAATACG GATCCCATGCGCTCCAGGAAGGGCTATTTGCAGGTGGTGG TTCCACCGATGATTGTCGAGGGCCTGACCAGCAACGATATGGTGGTGCGCGAGGGTCAGAACATCTCGCTGGTTTGCAAGGCACGTGGCTATCCGGAGCCCTACGTCATGTGGCGACGCGAGGACGGCGAGGAGATGCTAATTGGCGGGGAGCACG TCAACGTGGTGGACGGTGAGCTGCTGCACATCACCAAAGTGAGTCGCCTGCACATGGCCGCGTATCTGTGCGTCGCCTCCAACGGAGTCCCGCCTTCGATTAGCAAGCGGGTCCACCTGCGTGTGCAAT TTCCGCCGATGCTTTCCATACCCAACCAGCTGGAGGGAGCCTATCTGGGCCAAGATGTTATACTCGAGTGCCACACTGAGGCCTATCCAGCATCGATCAACTACTGGACCACGGAGCGCGGGGATATGATCATATCGG ACACCTCACGAGCCGGCGATAAATACGAGACCACATCAACCGTCAGCGGTTACACAAAGTACATGAAGTTAAAAATCCGTGCAGTTGGACCCAACGATTTCGGCACATATCGCTGCGTGGCCAAGAATTCGCTGGGCGAAACGGATGGAAATATAAAACTGGACG AAATGCCCACACCAACCACAGCCATTATTTCCGAAATGTCCTTGCTGAACCGCAGCTATG GCAACCATGCTGGAAACAATGGCGATAACAATCAAACGCCCGTGCGTAATCCGCCCGGAGCATTCCACAATTCTGCAGGCTCACTGGCGCAGCATAATCTACTTGCTAAAATAATGCTCGGCATTAAAACGCAATCATTTGGGATTTTCAAACGTTTATCGAGCTCTTCGCCGCTGGCGGCGGGACAGAGCTTTCTCTGGCTGTCGACGTTATCGCTGCTCTCAGCCCCAAGTCggtggcgtatgagtaatgtggAAAATCGGCCGAACTCACCGGAGACCATTGTCAACAGCGATACCGCCGCCGCATGCTGGGAAAGCAGAAGCCATTTCGTGAGcgacagcaacaataacaacagtcGCATTACCGAACGCCCACCAATGTGGGTGCGGCATTCGCGCATATTTcacattgctcatacgccgtgtggcGCGTCAACGCAATACGAACGCCTATGCGAAcgccaatggcaatggcaaaggcTGCGGCAGTGCCAGTGGCCAATGCTCATTTGCATAGTAATATTGGCTGGCTGTTTTGTTCGGTGGCTGCCAATTTTGCTGCATTTTATCGGCCGGCACATCGGAACATTTTCTATTAGCGCGACGCATAGGCAACATTTAATGTGCACGTTTTGGGGCAACCGTGGTAATAAGGTTGTCGCCAAAAATACCACCCCCGCCAGGCCAAGTACTTTCCAAATGCTCTGCTCCCGGATGTTTTCAAGATGA
- the LOC6527537 gene encoding hemicentin-1 isoform X1 — MAMAGPHCLPRPHTHRRLRPQPEFNVRQLAIAIIATAAVTMLMTATPTLAEIPSKGKHTRLDTQQTAHEDSDFPRFAEPIANVTVSVGRDALMACVVENLKGYKVAWVRVDTQTILSIHHNVISQNSRISLTYNDHRSWYLHIKEVEETDRGWYMCQVNTDPMRSRKGYLQVVVPPMIVEGLTSNDMVVREGQNISLVCKARGYPEPYVMWRREDGEEMLIGGEHVNVVDGELLHITKVSRLHMAAYLCVASNGVPPSISKRVHLRVQFPPMLSIPNQLEGAYLGQDVILECHTEAYPASINYWTTERGDMIISDTSRAGDKYETTSTVSGYTKYMKLKIRAVGPNDFGTYRCVAKNSLGETDGNIKLDEMPTPTTAIISEMSLLNRSYDGKRRHRNKFDSANALPDYGVEEWRDGAQGNHAGNNGDNNQTPVRNPPGAFHNSAGSLAQHNLLAKIMLGIKTQSFGIFKRLSSSSPLAAGQSFLWLSTLSLLSAPSRWRMSNVENRPNSPETIVNSDTAAACWESRSHFVSDSNNNNSRITERPPMWVRHSRIFHIAHTPCGASTQYERLCERQWQWQRLRQCQWPMLICIVILAGCFVRWLPILLHFIGRHIGTFSISATHRQHLMCTFWGNRGNKVVAKNTTPARPSTFQMLCSRMFSR, encoded by the exons GAAAACACACGCGACTGGACACCCAGCAGACGGCACACGAAG ATTCCGACTTCCCGCGATTCGCGGAACCCATTGCCAATGTCACCGTCTCCGTGGGACGAGATGCCTTGATGGCATGTGTGGTGGAGAACCTCAAGGGCTACAAGGTGGCCTGGGTGCGGGTGGACACGCAGACGATCCTATCCATTCACCACAACGTCATCTCGCAGAACAGCCGCATCAGCCTGACCTACAATGACCATCGTTCG TGGTACTTGCACATCAAGGAGGTTGAGGAGACGGATCGCGGCTGGTACATGTGCCAAGTGAATACG GATCCCATGCGCTCCAGGAAGGGCTATTTGCAGGTGGTGG TTCCACCGATGATTGTCGAGGGCCTGACCAGCAACGATATGGTGGTGCGCGAGGGTCAGAACATCTCGCTGGTTTGCAAGGCACGTGGCTATCCGGAGCCCTACGTCATGTGGCGACGCGAGGACGGCGAGGAGATGCTAATTGGCGGGGAGCACG TCAACGTGGTGGACGGTGAGCTGCTGCACATCACCAAAGTGAGTCGCCTGCACATGGCCGCGTATCTGTGCGTCGCCTCCAACGGAGTCCCGCCTTCGATTAGCAAGCGGGTCCACCTGCGTGTGCAAT TTCCGCCGATGCTTTCCATACCCAACCAGCTGGAGGGAGCCTATCTGGGCCAAGATGTTATACTCGAGTGCCACACTGAGGCCTATCCAGCATCGATCAACTACTGGACCACGGAGCGCGGGGATATGATCATATCGG ACACCTCACGAGCCGGCGATAAATACGAGACCACATCAACCGTCAGCGGTTACACAAAGTACATGAAGTTAAAAATCCGTGCAGTTGGACCCAACGATTTCGGCACATATCGCTGCGTGGCCAAGAATTCGCTGGGCGAAACGGATGGAAATATAAAACTGGACG AAATGCCCACACCAACCACAGCCATTATTTCCGAAATGTCCTTGCTGAACCGCAGCTATG atGGCAAGAGACGTCATAGAAATAAATTTGACTCGGCTAACGCTCTGCCTGATTATGGGGTTGAGGAGTGGCGTGACGGAGCCCAAG GCAACCATGCTGGAAACAATGGCGATAACAATCAAACGCCCGTGCGTAATCCGCCCGGAGCATTCCACAATTCTGCAGGCTCACTGGCGCAGCATAATCTACTTGCTAAAATAATGCTCGGCATTAAAACGCAATCATTTGGGATTTTCAAACGTTTATCGAGCTCTTCGCCGCTGGCGGCGGGACAGAGCTTTCTCTGGCTGTCGACGTTATCGCTGCTCTCAGCCCCAAGTCggtggcgtatgagtaatgtggAAAATCGGCCGAACTCACCGGAGACCATTGTCAACAGCGATACCGCCGCCGCATGCTGGGAAAGCAGAAGCCATTTCGTGAGcgacagcaacaataacaacagtcGCATTACCGAACGCCCACCAATGTGGGTGCGGCATTCGCGCATATTTcacattgctcatacgccgtgtggcGCGTCAACGCAATACGAACGCCTATGCGAAcgccaatggcaatggcaaaggcTGCGGCAGTGCCAGTGGCCAATGCTCATTTGCATAGTAATATTGGCTGGCTGTTTTGTTCGGTGGCTGCCAATTTTGCTGCATTTTATCGGCCGGCACATCGGAACATTTTCTATTAGCGCGACGCATAGGCAACATTTAATGTGCACGTTTTGGGGCAACCGTGGTAATAAGGTTGTCGCCAAAAATACCACCCCCGCCAGGCCAAGTACTTTCCAAATGCTCTGCTCCCGGATGTTTTCAAGATGA